In Caldicellulosiruptor morganii, the following proteins share a genomic window:
- a CDS encoding undecaprenyl-diphosphate phosphatase, whose product MSIFQAIFLGALQGLGEFLPISSSAHLIIFPWLFGWKEHSLVFDVALHLGTLLAVLVYFWRDYFEIIVKGITHPSSEKGKLLWFIVVATIPGALFGYLFENTVENVFRKQYLLIAIVLALFGIVLYYVDKNAKSKIGMSEMNIIHATLIGISQAFALFPGISRSGITMTTGLLLGLKKETAAKFSFLMSAPIILGAGAVSLMKNIHNVTSQFSSFATGFFTSAVVGFLAIHFLLEIVRKSGFKIFAYYRFVLATIIFVVFFLRM is encoded by the coding sequence TTGAGCATTTTTCAGGCAATTTTTCTGGGTGCTCTGCAGGGGCTTGGTGAATTTTTGCCAATTTCAAGTTCTGCCCATCTTATTATCTTCCCGTGGCTTTTTGGCTGGAAGGAACACTCGCTTGTGTTTGACGTGGCACTCCATCTGGGCACACTTTTGGCTGTGCTTGTTTATTTCTGGAGGGACTATTTCGAGATTATCGTAAAGGGAATAACACACCCATCTTCAGAAAAAGGAAAACTTCTCTGGTTTATAGTTGTTGCTACAATCCCCGGAGCACTTTTTGGGTATCTTTTTGAAAATACTGTTGAAAATGTATTCAGGAAGCAATACCTTCTAATAGCTATTGTACTTGCACTCTTTGGTATTGTTCTGTACTATGTTGATAAAAATGCTAAAAGTAAAATAGGCATGTCAGAGATGAATATCATACATGCAACATTGATAGGAATATCGCAGGCATTTGCTCTTTTCCCGGGAATATCGCGATCGGGTATCACAATGACAACAGGACTTTTGCTGGGGCTTAAAAAAGAAACCGCTGCAAAATTCTCTTTTTTGATGTCAGCACCAATCATTTTAGGTGCAGGAGCTGTATCGCTTATGAAAAATATACACAATGTTACAAGTCAGTTTTCAAGTTTTGCCACAGGTTTTTTTACATCAGCAGTAGTTGGGTTTTTAGCTATACACTTTTTACTTGAAATTGTGAGAAAAAGTGGATTTAAGATATTTGCATACTACAGATTTGTACTTGCAACCATCATTTTTGTTGTTTTCTTCTTACGAATGTAG
- the tsaD gene encoding tRNA (adenosine(37)-N6)-threonylcarbamoyltransferase complex transferase subunit TsaD, protein MFVLGIETSCDETAAAIVKDGREVLSNIVYSQVEIHTSFGGVVPEIASRKHVEKISYAVEAALNQANMEIDKIDAIAATYGPGLVGSLLVGLSFAKALSYAKKIPFVAVNHIEGHIYANFITYPELKPPLVVLVVSGGHTNLIVLEDFDKYEVVGKTRDDAAGEAFDKIARYLGLGYPGGPAIDRVSKFGDEEKYKYPVAAVEGYNFSFSGLKSAVINHVHTLKQKKENFKVEDIAASFQKAVVDTLVEKTVKLSLETNIKRVAIAGGVAANSKLREKLVERCTQHQIELYVPDFKYCTDNAAMVASAGYFRLVKGQTSSYSINAIPYIGLVSKKE, encoded by the coding sequence ATGTTTGTACTTGGTATAGAAACATCATGTGATGAAACAGCAGCAGCTATTGTAAAAGATGGCAGAGAGGTTTTATCAAACATTGTATATTCCCAGGTTGAGATTCACACTTCGTTTGGTGGGGTTGTTCCTGAAATAGCTTCAAGAAAGCACGTAGAAAAAATTTCATATGCAGTTGAAGCTGCTTTGAACCAAGCAAATATGGAGATTGATAAAATAGATGCTATTGCAGCAACATATGGACCAGGACTTGTTGGATCTCTTCTTGTTGGGCTTTCGTTTGCCAAAGCTCTTTCGTATGCAAAAAAGATTCCCTTTGTTGCCGTAAATCACATAGAGGGACATATATACGCTAATTTTATTACCTATCCTGAACTCAAACCACCTTTGGTAGTTCTGGTTGTTTCAGGTGGACATACAAATTTAATTGTATTAGAAGACTTTGATAAATACGAAGTTGTGGGCAAAACAAGAGATGATGCAGCGGGTGAGGCGTTTGATAAAATAGCAAGGTATCTGGGCCTGGGGTATCCTGGTGGTCCTGCTATAGATAGAGTTTCAAAGTTTGGGGATGAAGAAAAATATAAGTATCCTGTGGCTGCTGTGGAAGGTTACAATTTTAGTTTTAGCGGCTTAAAATCTGCTGTTATAAACCATGTGCACACGTTAAAACAAAAAAAAGAGAATTTTAAAGTAGAAGACATAGCTGCATCGTTCCAGAAGGCGGTTGTCGACACCCTGGTAGAAAAGACGGTTAAGCTTTCGCTGGAAACAAATATAAAAAGGGTTGCAATTGCAGGTGGAGTTGCTGCCAATTCAAAACTCAGAGAAAAGCTTGTGGAAAGATGTACACAGCATCAAATAGAACTTTACGTGCCTGATTTTAAATACTGTACAGACAATGCAGCCATGGTAGCCTCAGCCGGGTATTTTAGACTGGTAAAAGGGCAAACTTCAAGCTATAGCATAAATGCAATACCATATATTGGGCTTGTAAGCAAAAAAGAATGA
- a CDS encoding HD-GYP domain-containing protein: protein MRKVSVDELQEGMKLARDVLTENGKLLLPEGFIIKPSFIEKLREYNIDSVYVEDEISNDYVKEEVIYHETFVAIQDLMLSAKAGEVVDPFVAREIVNDIVTEIIKEEDVFLKIVGFRDVDNYTFFHSVDVSIFSAIIGKLLGFDRKKIEDLALAALLHDFGKMKVPPEILNKPAKLTDEEFEEMKKHTIYGYQIVKNMDGVTEQIAEVALLHHERLDGSGYPLKLKGDRIPLFARIVAIADVYDALTADRVYKKKVVPTKAADYLLKYAGIQFDKEIVQRFLKMVVTYPVGCFVVLNTGEIAIVYEENPFNKTRPVVKVVARKEGPPVLTPYFIDLAQDQKREIIDVINY, encoded by the coding sequence ATGAGAAAAGTCAGCGTTGATGAGCTACAAGAGGGCATGAAACTTGCAAGAGATGTTTTGACCGAAAACGGTAAGCTTTTATTGCCCGAGGGATTTATTATAAAGCCTTCATTTATTGAAAAATTGAGAGAATACAACATCGACAGTGTCTATGTAGAAGATGAAATATCCAATGATTACGTAAAGGAAGAGGTTATTTACCATGAAACATTTGTAGCAATTCAAGATCTGATGCTTTCTGCAAAAGCAGGTGAAGTTGTTGACCCTTTTGTTGCCCGTGAAATTGTCAATGATATTGTTACCGAGATTATCAAGGAAGAGGATGTATTTTTAAAAATTGTGGGATTCAGAGATGTGGACAATTATACATTCTTTCACTCAGTGGATGTCAGTATCTTCTCTGCAATAATAGGAAAGCTTCTGGGATTTGACAGAAAAAAAATAGAAGATCTGGCACTGGCAGCTTTGCTTCATGATTTTGGTAAAATGAAAGTTCCGCCAGAAATTCTGAACAAACCGGCAAAACTTACAGACGAAGAGTTTGAAGAGATGAAAAAACACACAATTTATGGATATCAGATTGTCAAAAATATGGATGGGGTTACAGAACAGATTGCCGAGGTGGCACTCTTGCACCATGAAAGGCTTGATGGGTCGGGTTATCCGCTAAAACTAAAAGGTGACAGGATTCCTCTTTTTGCAAGAATTGTGGCAATTGCAGATGTGTACGATGCTCTTACTGCCGACAGAGTTTACAAGAAAAAGGTGGTCCCCACAAAGGCTGCTGATTATCTTTTGAAATACGCCGGAATTCAGTTTGATAAAGAGATTGTTCAAAGGTTTTTGAAGATGGTAGTAACGTATCCGGTTGGCTGCTTTGTTGTTCTCAACACAGGTGAGATTGCAATTGTGTACGAAGAAAATCCCTTCAACAAAACAAGACCTGTTGTCAAAGTGGTTGCACGAAAAGAAGGACCGCCAGTACTCACCCCCTACTTCATAGACCTTGCCCAGGATCAAAAAAGAGAAATTATTGATGTCATAAATTATTGA
- the fusA gene encoding elongation factor G, with amino-acid sequence MKEYAPQYIKNVVLLGHGGDGKTILTDSMLFNARCIDRIGKIEDGTTTSDFDPEEIKRRISISMTVEPLEWGDYKINILDTPGYFDFVGEVCEAVHVADAAILVVGAKTNVQVGAEKGWELAEKQKLPVLIFVNKMDEENADFEKALEKINDVLSPRAIPIQYPIIENGRFVGFIDIISKKAYVYENNSAKEVPVPSGLSDRVEEIRNSLIEASVENDDELMEKYFAGEEISTEEICRGLKIGVSSRSVFPVMCGATSKNLGVKELLDAIIKLLPSSQEKQFRAMDIKSGSETMLKPDPNLPACAFVFKTVADPFVGRITFLKVISGVLKPDMTLYNTSSERQEKISQIFIIRGKKQIPVPELKAGDIGVVTKLQTTFTNNTLCDPSRPLQVEAIEFPRPWLMLAIEPKAKGDEEKISNGLHRLMEEDLTFRIEKNNETGQNIIYGIGELHIDVIVNKLKNKFGVSVVLSDPKVPYRETIKKKVKSEGKYKKQTGGHGQYGHVFIEFEPGESEDLVFEEKIFGGAVPKQYIPAVEKGLRECIKKGVLAGYPVMNLKATLVDGSYHPVDSSELAFKVATSLAYKKGLAQANPVLLEPIMNVRVMVPENYTGDIMGDLNRRRGRVLGMEPIGRNMEMIEAEVPLAEMFRYATDLRSMTQGRGSFTMEFVRYEEVPLHIAQKVIEAAKAQMTEEEKE; translated from the coding sequence ATGAAAGAATATGCTCCACAGTATATAAAAAATGTGGTGTTGCTTGGGCACGGAGGGGATGGCAAAACAATTTTGACAGACAGCATGCTTTTCAATGCAAGGTGTATTGACAGGATAGGCAAAATAGAGGATGGCACAACTACTTCGGATTTTGACCCTGAGGAGATAAAAAGACGAATTTCTATTTCAATGACGGTTGAGCCGCTTGAGTGGGGGGATTATAAAATAAACATTCTTGACACTCCGGGCTATTTTGACTTTGTGGGAGAGGTTTGTGAAGCTGTTCATGTGGCAGATGCTGCAATCCTGGTGGTTGGTGCTAAAACAAATGTTCAGGTCGGGGCAGAAAAAGGATGGGAATTAGCAGAAAAGCAAAAACTTCCAGTCCTGATTTTTGTAAATAAAATGGATGAAGAGAATGCTGACTTTGAAAAGGCACTAGAAAAGATTAATGATGTTTTGAGCCCCAGAGCAATTCCCATTCAGTATCCTATCATTGAAAATGGAAGGTTTGTGGGCTTTATAGATATCATCTCCAAAAAAGCATATGTATATGAGAACAACTCCGCAAAGGAAGTTCCTGTTCCGAGCGGATTGAGTGATAGAGTTGAAGAGATCAGGAATAGCTTGATAGAAGCTTCTGTGGAAAATGATGATGAGCTTATGGAAAAGTACTTTGCAGGTGAGGAGATTTCAACAGAGGAAATCTGCAGAGGATTGAAAATAGGAGTAAGTTCAAGGTCAGTATTTCCTGTCATGTGCGGTGCTACTTCTAAAAATTTGGGCGTAAAAGAACTTCTGGATGCAATCATTAAACTTCTTCCATCTTCACAGGAAAAGCAGTTTAGAGCTATGGATATAAAAAGCGGTAGCGAAACCATGCTAAAGCCAGATCCTAATCTTCCAGCCTGCGCGTTTGTATTCAAAACAGTTGCCGATCCGTTTGTTGGTAGAATTACATTTCTCAAGGTTATAAGTGGTGTTTTAAAACCGGATATGACTCTCTATAATACTTCGTCTGAGAGGCAGGAGAAGATTTCTCAAATTTTTATCATAAGAGGTAAAAAGCAAATTCCTGTTCCAGAGCTCAAAGCAGGTGATATAGGTGTTGTTACAAAGCTTCAAACAACCTTTACCAATAACACTTTGTGTGATCCATCACGACCTTTGCAGGTTGAAGCAATTGAATTTCCACGCCCATGGCTTATGCTTGCAATTGAACCAAAAGCCAAGGGTGATGAGGAGAAGATTTCAAACGGGCTTCACAGATTAATGGAAGAAGACCTGACTTTCAGGATTGAAAAGAATAATGAAACCGGGCAGAACATAATCTATGGTATTGGTGAGCTTCATATTGATGTTATTGTCAATAAACTGAAAAATAAATTTGGTGTGTCGGTTGTCCTTTCTGATCCAAAGGTACCATACAGGGAGACAATCAAAAAGAAGGTAAAGAGTGAAGGAAAATACAAAAAGCAAACAGGCGGGCACGGTCAGTATGGTCATGTATTTATTGAATTTGAACCAGGCGAGAGCGAAGATTTGGTTTTCGAGGAAAAGATTTTTGGAGGAGCTGTGCCAAAGCAATATATTCCAGCCGTTGAGAAAGGATTGAGAGAGTGTATTAAAAAAGGTGTTCTGGCAGGTTATCCTGTTATGAACCTGAAAGCCACACTTGTTGATGGGTCATATCACCCTGTTGACTCGTCAGAGCTTGCTTTTAAGGTTGCAACCTCACTTGCGTACAAAAAAGGCTTAGCACAGGCAAATCCGGTGCTGCTTGAACCTATCATGAACGTCAGGGTAATGGTACCAGAAAATTATACAGGGGATATAATGGGCGATCTGAACAGGCGAAGAGGCAGGGTTCTGGGTATGGAGCCGATTGGTAGGAACATGGAGATGATAGAAGCGGAGGTACCACTTGCTGAAATGTTCAGGTATGCAACAGACCTGAGGTCTATGACCCAGGGAAGAGGCTCATTTACCATGGAATTTGTTAGATATGAAGAGGTACCGCTGCACATTGCTCAAAAGGTGATTGAGGCGGCAAAGGCTCAGATGACCGAGGAAGAGAAGGAGTAA
- a CDS encoding zinc-ribbon domain containing protein has translation MYQDKVLVCKDCGREFVFTAGEQEFYAQKGFKNEPTRCKECRDQRKAMQRRDSRQERRRELFDAVCSACGKETKVPFKPRNDRPIYCSDCFSKIKATR, from the coding sequence ATGTATCAAGACAAGGTGTTAGTTTGCAAGGATTGTGGAAGAGAGTTTGTGTTCACAGCAGGTGAACAGGAATTCTACGCACAAAAAGGCTTCAAGAACGAGCCTACAAGGTGCAAAGAGTGCAGAGACCAGAGAAAGGCTATGCAAAGAAGAGATTCAAGACAGGAAAGAAGACGTGAACTTTTCGATGCAGTTTGCAGTGCATGCGGAAAAGAGACAAAGGTTCCGTTCAAGCCGAGAAATGACAGGCCCATATACTGCAGTGATTGCTTCTCAAAGATAAAAGCAACAAGATAA
- a CDS encoding polysaccharide deacetylase family protein — protein sequence MKAKKILAIIFLIFAAFLIVKFFSVKTEQILPHIILNTQLKNPGPERKPRSSFIISKKKQNVTGLSKPSQRNTENVSKQVYYDNNTTNSNTYQKDKLNIQKPSEKVVYLTIDDGPSPETPKILEILDKEKIKASFFVVGYNCIKYPNFLKQISQKGHLIGNHSYSHSYKFIYKSFKNFVEDFNRAEYVIYKITGKKPKYYRFPGGSLNRVSPQIKEFLDKNRITYIDWNAITGDSAKNHEKLTYKEIIKITFSTAKNKNEIVLLMHDSPVKKNVIEALSYIIKEFKKQGYVFETVDKMSKPLQFKIKAASSN from the coding sequence TTGAAAGCAAAGAAGATCTTGGCAATTATTTTTCTCATTTTTGCTGCCTTTTTAATAGTTAAGTTTTTTTCAGTCAAAACTGAGCAAATACTCCCACATATAATTCTAAATACTCAGCTAAAAAACCCTGGTCCAGAAAGAAAACCCCGGTCCTCTTTTATTATATCGAAAAAGAAGCAAAATGTAACTGGTCTTTCAAAACCTTCACAAAGAAATACTGAAAATGTCTCAAAACAGGTTTATTATGATAATAACACCACAAATTCAAATACCTATCAAAAAGATAAGCTAAATATTCAAAAGCCATCTGAAAAGGTGGTATACCTCACAATAGATGATGGTCCGTCACCTGAAACACCAAAAATACTCGAGATTCTGGATAAAGAGAAAATAAAAGCCTCTTTTTTTGTGGTTGGTTATAATTGTATCAAATATCCGAATTTTCTCAAGCAGATTTCTCAAAAAGGACATTTAATTGGTAATCATTCATATTCGCACAGTTATAAGTTTATCTACAAAAGTTTTAAAAACTTTGTTGAAGATTTTAACAGGGCTGAGTATGTGATTTATAAAATTACTGGTAAAAAACCAAAATACTATAGATTCCCCGGCGGGTCTTTAAACAGGGTATCACCTCAAATAAAAGAGTTTCTTGATAAAAACAGGATAACATACATTGACTGGAATGCTATAACCGGTGATTCAGCAAAGAATCATGAAAAACTCACCTACAAAGAGATAATCAAAATAACTTTTTCCACAGCAAAGAACAAAAATGAGATAGTCCTGCTCATGCATGACAGCCCTGTAAAGAAAAATGTCATTGAAGCTCTGTCCTATATAATCAAGGAATTTAAAAAACAGGGATATGTATTTGAAACAGTAGATAAAATGTCAAAACCGTTACAATTCAAAATAAAAGCCGCATCTTCAAACTGA
- a CDS encoding CtsR family transcriptional regulator, giving the protein MPRLSDIIEEFIKQLIEKKDGEIEIQRNELANFFNCAPSQINYVLSTRFTIERGYYIESKRGGGGSIRIVKIKFENSSNLLENILNNINSPVTQHQANEIVECLLENGVINQREANLMKAALNDKSLPVNQPLKDTLRMLILKAMIISLMNG; this is encoded by the coding sequence ATGCCAAGGTTATCTGATATCATCGAGGAGTTTATAAAGCAGCTGATTGAAAAAAAAGACGGTGAAATTGAGATTCAGCGAAATGAGCTTGCAAACTTTTTTAACTGCGCACCATCACAGATAAATTACGTTTTATCAACGCGTTTTACAATTGAAAGAGGGTATTATATAGAAAGTAAGCGTGGCGGTGGTGGTTCAATTCGTATTGTTAAAATAAAGTTTGAAAATAGCTCAAACCTGCTTGAAAATATCCTCAATAATATAAATTCACCTGTTACTCAGCATCAGGCAAATGAAATTGTTGAGTGTTTGTTAGAAAACGGCGTTATAAACCAAAGAGAGGCAAATTTGATGAAGGCAGCGCTGAATGATAAGTCTTTACCTGTAAATCAACCACTTAAAGACACTTTGAGGATGTTGATTTTGAAAGCCATGATAATTTCTCTTATGAATGGGTAA
- a CDS encoding UvrB/UvrC motif-containing protein — translation MMCENCGKRPATVHYTQIINGVKTEMHLCEVCAKQKGTIEFDAPFSVTNFLAGFLEPAFGAQIIKPAFETQITCKGCGMTFEEFKRSGRFGCAMCYNSFSEKLYPILRRIHGNTKHVGKIPTKMGENLAIKREIDRLKIELNVAIKNEEFEKAAEIRDKIRELEKKLSRE, via the coding sequence ATGATGTGTGAAAATTGTGGCAAGCGTCCAGCAACTGTCCATTACACTCAGATTATTAACGGTGTTAAAACTGAGATGCATCTCTGTGAGGTATGCGCAAAACAAAAAGGGACAATAGAGTTTGATGCACCCTTTTCTGTTACCAACTTTCTGGCAGGATTTTTGGAGCCGGCTTTTGGAGCACAAATTATAAAGCCAGCTTTTGAGACACAAATTACATGCAAGGGTTGTGGAATGACTTTTGAAGAGTTCAAACGCAGTGGAAGGTTTGGCTGCGCAATGTGCTATAACTCATTTTCTGAAAAGCTCTATCCGATTTTAAGAAGAATCCACGGCAATACAAAGCATGTTGGGAAAATTCCTACCAAAATGGGTGAGAACTTAGCAATCAAAAGAGAGATTGACAGGCTAAAGATAGAGTTAAATGTAGCCATAAAAAACGAAGAGTTTGAAAAGGCGGCCGAAATTAGAGATAAAATCAGGGAACTTGAAAAGAAACTTTCTCGGGAGTGA